The proteins below are encoded in one region of Oxyura jamaicensis isolate SHBP4307 breed ruddy duck chromosome 22, BPBGC_Ojam_1.0, whole genome shotgun sequence:
- the PDLIM2 gene encoding PDZ and LIM domain protein 2 isoform X1, whose translation MSTQLEHPLVPTGPRWGGSHRLHPGPGGRREEAVAAGTLRRREAAGPLPGRKALPGPSTPLPGPLRCGVRGSPLPHPLGTPNFLTPQPPARAEPPAAMPVTVTLAGPAPWGFRITGGRDFGKPITVSKVMEQGKAAAGDLRPGDVIVSINGESAAEMLNVEAQNKIKQSPGQLRLQVERFPLPSPSHTNGDSSPDRLAARFQDTVRMREEGSWRPPPFAPQPVSPISPSPRLANGRGELGLGGHGSQPLPSAPEELPRPGLPQEPGSLSHHNSSPGPLLPPSPQPPSPPNLWEMGREQRLPSPSPGPRNSPGPEPAMRRLEEDSEVYKMLQENRELRAAPRQSSTFRLLQEALEDEGGAGPAAPFPSRLSPSARKPVAGVQKLHTCEKCGSSIATQAVRIQEGRYRHPACYACSDCGLNLKMRGHFWVGDEMYCEKHARLRYQGALGGPSAPPAPTPS comes from the exons ATGAGCACACAGCTTGAGCACCCCCTCGTCCCCACGGGGCCGCGGTGGGGAGGAAGCCACCGGCTTCATCCGGGGCCAGGGGGGCGGCGAGAGGAAGCGGTGGCTGCTGGCACCCTGCGACGGCGCGAAGCCGCGGGTCCCCTCCCCGGAAGGAAGGCGCTGCCGGGGCCCAGCACCCCGCTGCCGGGACCCCTGCGGTGTGGGGTTAGGGGCTCCCCTCTGCCCCATCCCCTCGGCACCCCAAATTTCCTGAcgccgcagccccctgcccgcgcAGAGCCGCCCGCTGCCATGCCGGTGACCGTGACCTTGGCCGGCCCGGCCCCGTGGGGCTTCCGCATCACGGGGGGAAGAGATTTCGGGAAGCCCATCACCGTCTCCAAG gtgatggagcaggggaaggcGGCCGCGGGCGACCTCCGCCCGGGGGACGTCATCGTCTCCATCAACGGGGAGAGCGCGGCCGAGATGCTCAACGTGGAGGCGCAGAACAAGATCAAGCAGAGCCCCGGGCAGCTCCGGCTGCAGGTGGAGAG gttCCCGCTGCCCTCTCCCAGCCACACCAACGGGGACAGCTCTCCGGACAGGCTGGCCGCGCGCTTCCAG gacACGGTGAGGATGCGGGAGGAAGGCTCCTGGAGACCCCCACCCTTCGCCCCCCAGCCCGTCAGCCCCATCTCCCCCAGCCCAAGGCTCGCCAATGGCCGGGGCGAGCTGGGGCTTGGTGGCCACGG ctcccagcccctgcccagcgcGCCCGAGGAGCTGCCACGTCCCGGCCTGCCCCAG GAGCCAGGAAGCCTGAGCCACCACAACAGCTCCCCGGGgcctctcctgcctccttccccccagCCACCATCGCCACCCAACCTCTGGGAGatgggcagggagcagcgccTGCCTTCGccctcccccggcccccgcaACAG CCCGGGCCCCGAGCCGGCCATGAGGCGCTTGGAGGAGGACTCGGAGGTGTACAAGATGCTGCAGGAGAACCGGGAGCTGCGGGCGGCCCCGCGGCAATCCAGCACCTTCcgcctgctgcaggaggctctgGAGGACGAGGGAGGAG CcggccctgcagctcccttccccagccggCTCTCGCCCAGCGCCCGCAAGCCGGTGGCCGGCGTCCAGAAGCTGCACACGTGCGAGAAGTGCGGCAGCAGCATCGC gacGCAAGCGGTGAGGATCCAGGAGGGTCGCTACCGGCACCCGGCCTGCTACGCCTGCTCCGACTGCGGCCTCAACCTGAAGATGCGGGGACACTTCTGGGTGGGCGACGAGATGTACTGCGAGAAGCACGCCCGCCTGCGCTACCAGGGCGCTCTGGGGGGGCCCAGCGCCCCCCCTGCACCCACCCCATCCTGA
- the PDLIM2 gene encoding PDZ and LIM domain protein 2 isoform X3 — translation MPVTVTLAGPAPWGFRITGGRDFGKPITVSKVMEQGKAAAGDLRPGDVIVSINGESAAEMLNVEAQNKIKQSPGQLRLQVERFPLPSPSHTNGDSSPDRLAARFQDTVRMREEGSWRPPPFAPQPVSPISPSPRLANGRGELGLGGHGSQPLPSAPEELPRPGLPQEPGSLSHHNSSPGPLLPPSPQPPSPPNLWEMGREQRLPSPSPGPRNSPGPEPAMRRLEEDSEVYKMLQENRELRAAPRQSSTFRLLQEALEDEGGAGPAAPFPSRLSPSARKPVAGVQKLHTCEKCGSSIATQAVRIQEGRYRHPACYACSDCGLNLKMRGHFWVGDEMYCEKHARLRYQGALGGPSAPPAPTPS, via the exons ATGCCGGTGACCGTGACCTTGGCCGGCCCGGCCCCGTGGGGCTTCCGCATCACGGGGGGAAGAGATTTCGGGAAGCCCATCACCGTCTCCAAG gtgatggagcaggggaaggcGGCCGCGGGCGACCTCCGCCCGGGGGACGTCATCGTCTCCATCAACGGGGAGAGCGCGGCCGAGATGCTCAACGTGGAGGCGCAGAACAAGATCAAGCAGAGCCCCGGGCAGCTCCGGCTGCAGGTGGAGAG gttCCCGCTGCCCTCTCCCAGCCACACCAACGGGGACAGCTCTCCGGACAGGCTGGCCGCGCGCTTCCAG gacACGGTGAGGATGCGGGAGGAAGGCTCCTGGAGACCCCCACCCTTCGCCCCCCAGCCCGTCAGCCCCATCTCCCCCAGCCCAAGGCTCGCCAATGGCCGGGGCGAGCTGGGGCTTGGTGGCCACGG ctcccagcccctgcccagcgcGCCCGAGGAGCTGCCACGTCCCGGCCTGCCCCAG GAGCCAGGAAGCCTGAGCCACCACAACAGCTCCCCGGGgcctctcctgcctccttccccccagCCACCATCGCCACCCAACCTCTGGGAGatgggcagggagcagcgccTGCCTTCGccctcccccggcccccgcaACAG CCCGGGCCCCGAGCCGGCCATGAGGCGCTTGGAGGAGGACTCGGAGGTGTACAAGATGCTGCAGGAGAACCGGGAGCTGCGGGCGGCCCCGCGGCAATCCAGCACCTTCcgcctgctgcaggaggctctgGAGGACGAGGGAGGAG CcggccctgcagctcccttccccagccggCTCTCGCCCAGCGCCCGCAAGCCGGTGGCCGGCGTCCAGAAGCTGCACACGTGCGAGAAGTGCGGCAGCAGCATCGC gacGCAAGCGGTGAGGATCCAGGAGGGTCGCTACCGGCACCCGGCCTGCTACGCCTGCTCCGACTGCGGCCTCAACCTGAAGATGCGGGGACACTTCTGGGTGGGCGACGAGATGTACTGCGAGAAGCACGCCCGCCTGCGCTACCAGGGCGCTCTGGGGGGGCCCAGCGCCCCCCCTGCACCCACCCCATCCTGA
- the C22H8orf58 gene encoding uncharacterized protein C8orf58 homolog isoform X2 — protein MWGGSRAVWKRRCSCYGPWETAESCVVRTSASVYRRLHESPRSPPVGMSSEESGAWGPPQPRPAPGSPQASGRLLKSESEDSGVEMASNENSPSTPLGSESSFSLDGFQPARGDPPKSPPGGERGAEPPRPLRSRSASRKPGQQRSRRQRQLSRRSTSSTGEPRELSTEEPEAAGVQAAVPGQGLRYLEHICQMLERVARLQQDNRLLRQQAAGARRAGTVPTREQDPATWRGERFRARSCSDSHAPAPDPALCRRRWVHSASSPSLLDPSESGLGAPSPDKDGRSHWGRVKVLLTRLARRSLRGSRCR, from the exons ATGTGGGGTGGCTCCCGCGCCGTCTGGAAAAGGAGGTGCAGCTGCT ATGGTCCCTGGGAGACGGCGGAGAGCTGCGTGGTGCGCACGTCCGCCAGCGTCTACCGTCGGCTGCACGAgagcccccggagccccccggtgGGGATGAGCAGCGAGGAATCGGGCGCTTGgggccccccgcagccccggccagcccccggcagcccccaggCGAGCGGGCGACTCCTCAAATCGGAGTCGGAGGACTCCGGGGTGGAGATGGCGAGCAACGAGAACTCGCCCTCCACCCCGCTGGGCTCCGAGAGCAGCTTCTCCCTCGACGGCTTCCAGCCAGCCCGTGGGGACCCCCCGAAGAGCCCCCCGGGAGGGGAacgtggtgctgagcccccccggcccctccgcaGCCGCTCGGCCAGCAGGAAGCCAGGGCAGCAGcgcagcaggaggcagcggcAGCTCAGCCGgcgcagcaccagcagcactggggaacCCCGGGAGCTCAGCACCGAGGAGCCCGAAGCAGCCGGGGTGC AGGCGGCGGTgccggggcaggggctgcggtACCTGGAGCACATCTGCCAGATGCTGGAGCGCGTGGCGCGGCTGCAGCAGGACAACCGGCTGCTCCGGCAGCAAGCGGCGGGCGCCCGGCGCGCCGGCACCGTG CCCACTAGGGAGCAGGATCCGGCCACGTGGAGAGGCGAGCGGTTCCGGGCGCGCTCGTGCTCTGACAGCCATGCGCCAG cccctgaCCCCGCACTGTGCCGGAGGAGATGGGTGCACTCcgccagctcccccagcctgctggaCCCCTCCGAGAGCGGGTTGGGCGCCCCGTCCCCAGACAAG GACGGGCGCTCGCACTGGGGGCGCGTCAAGGTGCTGCTCACCCGCCTGGCCCGGCGCTCCCTGCGGGGCAGCCGCTGCCGGTAG
- the C22H8orf58 gene encoding uncharacterized protein C8orf58 homolog isoform X1, producing the protein MLRRRGAFSVEPLRGRDGPWETAESCVVRTSASVYRRLHESPRSPPVGMSSEESGAWGPPQPRPAPGSPQASGRLLKSESEDSGVEMASNENSPSTPLGSESSFSLDGFQPARGDPPKSPPGGERGAEPPRPLRSRSASRKPGQQRSRRQRQLSRRSTSSTGEPRELSTEEPEAAGVQAAVPGQGLRYLEHICQMLERVARLQQDNRLLRQQAAGARRAGTVPTREQDPATWRGERFRARSCSDSHAPAPDPALCRRRWVHSASSPSLLDPSESGLGAPSPDKDGRSHWGRVKVLLTRLARRSLRGSRCR; encoded by the exons ATGCTTCGCCGCCGCGGAGCCTTCAGCGTGGAGCCGCTCCGGGGGCGCG ATGGTCCCTGGGAGACGGCGGAGAGCTGCGTGGTGCGCACGTCCGCCAGCGTCTACCGTCGGCTGCACGAgagcccccggagccccccggtgGGGATGAGCAGCGAGGAATCGGGCGCTTGgggccccccgcagccccggccagcccccggcagcccccaggCGAGCGGGCGACTCCTCAAATCGGAGTCGGAGGACTCCGGGGTGGAGATGGCGAGCAACGAGAACTCGCCCTCCACCCCGCTGGGCTCCGAGAGCAGCTTCTCCCTCGACGGCTTCCAGCCAGCCCGTGGGGACCCCCCGAAGAGCCCCCCGGGAGGGGAacgtggtgctgagcccccccggcccctccgcaGCCGCTCGGCCAGCAGGAAGCCAGGGCAGCAGcgcagcaggaggcagcggcAGCTCAGCCGgcgcagcaccagcagcactggggaacCCCGGGAGCTCAGCACCGAGGAGCCCGAAGCAGCCGGGGTGC AGGCGGCGGTgccggggcaggggctgcggtACCTGGAGCACATCTGCCAGATGCTGGAGCGCGTGGCGCGGCTGCAGCAGGACAACCGGCTGCTCCGGCAGCAAGCGGCGGGCGCCCGGCGCGCCGGCACCGTG CCCACTAGGGAGCAGGATCCGGCCACGTGGAGAGGCGAGCGGTTCCGGGCGCGCTCGTGCTCTGACAGCCATGCGCCAG cccctgaCCCCGCACTGTGCCGGAGGAGATGGGTGCACTCcgccagctcccccagcctgctggaCCCCTCCGAGAGCGGGTTGGGCGCCCCGTCCCCAGACAAG GACGGGCGCTCGCACTGGGGGCGCGTCAAGGTGCTGCTCACCCGCCTGGCCCGGCGCTCCCTGCGGGGCAGCCGCTGCCGGTAG
- the PDLIM2 gene encoding PDZ and LIM domain protein 2 isoform X2, with product MSTQLEHPLVPTGPRWGGSHRLHPGPGGRREEAVAAGTLRRREAAGPLPGRKALPGPSTPLPGPLRCGVRGSPLPHPLGTPNFLTPQPPARAEPPAAMPVTVTLAGPAPWGFRITGGRDFGKPITVSKVMEQGKAAAGDLRPGDVIVSINGESAAEMLNVEAQNKIKQSPGQLRLQVERFPLPSPSHTNGDSSPDRLAARFQDTVRMREEGSWRPPPFAPQPVSPISPSPRLANGRGELGLGGHGSQPLPSAPEELPRPGLPQEPGSLSHHNSSPGPLLPPSPQPPSPPNLWEMGREQRLPSPSPGPRSSPGPEPAMRRLEEDSEVYKMLQENRELRAAPRQSSTFRLLQEALEDEGGAGPAAPFPSRLSPSARKPVAGVQKLHTCEKCGSSIATQAVRIQEGRYRHPACYACSDCGLNLKMRGHFWVGDEMYCEKHARLRYQGALGGPSAPPAPTPS from the exons ATGAGCACACAGCTTGAGCACCCCCTCGTCCCCACGGGGCCGCGGTGGGGAGGAAGCCACCGGCTTCATCCGGGGCCAGGGGGGCGGCGAGAGGAAGCGGTGGCTGCTGGCACCCTGCGACGGCGCGAAGCCGCGGGTCCCCTCCCCGGAAGGAAGGCGCTGCCGGGGCCCAGCACCCCGCTGCCGGGACCCCTGCGGTGTGGGGTTAGGGGCTCCCCTCTGCCCCATCCCCTCGGCACCCCAAATTTCCTGAcgccgcagccccctgcccgcgcAGAGCCGCCCGCTGCCATGCCGGTGACCGTGACCTTGGCCGGCCCGGCCCCGTGGGGCTTCCGCATCACGGGGGGAAGAGATTTCGGGAAGCCCATCACCGTCTCCAAG gtgatggagcaggggaaggcGGCCGCGGGCGACCTCCGCCCGGGGGACGTCATCGTCTCCATCAACGGGGAGAGCGCGGCCGAGATGCTCAACGTGGAGGCGCAGAACAAGATCAAGCAGAGCCCCGGGCAGCTCCGGCTGCAGGTGGAGAG gttCCCGCTGCCCTCTCCCAGCCACACCAACGGGGACAGCTCTCCGGACAGGCTGGCCGCGCGCTTCCAG gacACGGTGAGGATGCGGGAGGAAGGCTCCTGGAGACCCCCACCCTTCGCCCCCCAGCCCGTCAGCCCCATCTCCCCCAGCCCAAGGCTCGCCAATGGCCGGGGCGAGCTGGGGCTTGGTGGCCACGG ctcccagcccctgcccagcgcGCCCGAGGAGCTGCCACGTCCCGGCCTGCCCCAG GAGCCAGGAAGCCTGAGCCACCACAACAGCTCCCCGGGgcctctcctgcctccttccccccagCCACCATCGCCACCCAACCTCTGGGAGatgggcagggagcagcgccTGCCTTCGccctcccccggcccccg CAGCAGCCCGGGCCCCGAGCCGGCCATGAGGCGCTTGGAGGAGGACTCGGAGGTGTACAAGATGCTGCAGGAGAACCGGGAGCTGCGGGCGGCCCCGCGGCAATCCAGCACCTTCcgcctgctgcaggaggctctgGAGGACGAGGGAGGAG CcggccctgcagctcccttccccagccggCTCTCGCCCAGCGCCCGCAAGCCGGTGGCCGGCGTCCAGAAGCTGCACACGTGCGAGAAGTGCGGCAGCAGCATCGC gacGCAAGCGGTGAGGATCCAGGAGGGTCGCTACCGGCACCCGGCCTGCTACGCCTGCTCCGACTGCGGCCTCAACCTGAAGATGCGGGGACACTTCTGGGTGGGCGACGAGATGTACTGCGAGAAGCACGCCCGCCTGCGCTACCAGGGCGCTCTGGGGGGGCCCAGCGCCCCCCCTGCACCCACCCCATCCTGA